From one Populus alba chromosome 17, ASM523922v2, whole genome shotgun sequence genomic stretch:
- the LOC118052493 gene encoding transcription termination factor MTERF5, chloroplastic isoform X1 has translation MRASSTSFHFLESTSLSRGPVDISRSQLSIPRKLFFCRAKFGVSYKAIIINADSGIDGSFSSRVRVVPATLVAAEKEEAKAVLNLFLKKQGLSNAVAARTINKSDIFIDHLVSRLHSVHKSRYLVGRELTTLEIRDALIPYLESLHEEHGSILVDLLENFPNPPCQEKPIGHVSPSHLTPESKKQRAVSRVSETGPAGHLPPHILYLIDLGMDLEQIKGITRKFPAFAYYSLERKIKPVVEFLLDLGIPKSDLPTVLTKRPQLCGISLSENLIPTMTFLENLGVDKKQWAKVIYRFPALLTYSRQKVEVTVDFLSEMGLSAESIGKILTRYPNIVSYNVDDKLRPTAEYFRSLGVDIAILLHRCPQTFGLSIEANLKPVTEFFLERGYSIEDIGTMISRYGALYTFSLAENVIPKWEFFLTMDYPKQELVKFPQYFGYSLEARIKPRYALVKEAGVKLLLNQVLSLSYHNFDKVLKTKMKKMHSYRASSDTNSCQDLQPGIE, from the exons ATGAGAGCTTCCAGTACTTCATTTCACTTCTTAGAATCCACTTCTCTCTCTAGAGGACCTGTCGACATTTCCCg GTCTCAACTTTCTATTCCTAGGAAGCTCTTTTTTTGCCGAGCAAAATTTG GAGTGAGTTATAAAGCTATTATAATAAATGCTGATTCTGGGATAGATGGATCCTTCAGCTCGAGAGTGAGAGTGGTGCCAGCAACTCTGGTGGcagcagaaaaagaagaagcgaAGGCTGTCCTAAACTTGTTCTTGAAGAAACAAGGTTTGAGCAATGCAGTTGCAGCGAGAACTATCAACAAGTCGGACATTTTCATTGACCACCTTGTCTCAAGGCTTCATTCAGTTCATAAATCTCGGTATCTAGTAG GGCGAGAGCTAACAACTCTTGAGATCAGGGATGCTCTTATTCCATACCTTGAATCTCTCCATGAAGAGCATGGAAGCATCTTGGTAGATTTGTTGGAAAACTTTCCAAACCCACCTTGTCAAGAAAAACCAATCGGACATGTTTCTCCATCCCATTTGACCCCCGAGTCCAAGAAGCAAAGGGCCGTGTCTAGAGTGAGTGAGACAGGCCCTGCTGGGCACCTTCCTCCTCACATTCTATATCTCATAGATCTTGGCATGGATCTTGAGCAGATCAAAGGAATTACACGCAAATTTCCTGCTTTTGCCTACTACAGCTTGGAAAGGAAAATCAAACCGGTGGTTGAATTCCTTCTTGATCTTGGAATACCTAAATCAGACCTTCCTACTGTTCTAACAAAAAGGCCTCAATTGTGTGGAATCAGTCTCTCTGAAAATCTTATACCTACTATGACATTCTTAGAAAATTTGGGTGTAGACAAGAAACAATGGGCAAAAGTCATTTATCGATTTCCAGCACTTCTTACATACAGCAGGCAGAAGGTTGAGGTGACTGTAGATTTTCTCTCTGAGATGGGTCTCTCAGCGGAGAGCATTGGTAAGATTCTAACACGATATCCAAATATTGTAAGTTACAATGTGGATGACAAGCTGCGGCCCACTGCTGAGTACTTTCGTTCCTTGGGAGTTGATATCGCTATACTTCTTCATCGATGCCCGCAGACATTTGGTCTTAGTATCGAGGCCAATTTGAAACCTGTGACAGAATTCTTCTTGGAAAGGGGATACAGTATAGAGGATATTGGAACTATGATATCACGATATGGAGCTCTATATACTTTCAGCCTGGCAGAGAATGTGATACCTAAGTGGGAGTTCTTTTTGACCATGGATTATCCAAAACAAGAGCTTGTTAAATTCCCACAGTATTTTGGCTACAGTTTGGAAGCAAGGATAAAACCAAGGTATGCACTAGTGAAGGAAGCTGGAGTGAAACTTCTGCTGAATCAAGTGTTATCCCTGTCATATCACAACTTCGATAaggttttgaaaacaaaaatgaagaaaatgcaTTCGTACAGGGCCTCAAGTGACACAAATAGCTGTCAGGATCTTCAACCAGGAATTGAATGA
- the LOC118052493 gene encoding transcription termination factor MTERF5, chloroplastic isoform X3 produces the protein MQLQRELSTSRTFSLTTLSQGFIQFINLGRELTTLEIRDALIPYLESLHEEHGSILVDLLENFPNPPCQEKPIGHVSPSHLTPESKKQRAVSRVSETGPAGHLPPHILYLIDLGMDLEQIKGITRKFPAFAYYSLERKIKPVVEFLLDLGIPKSDLPTVLTKRPQLCGISLSENLIPTMTFLENLGVDKKQWAKVIYRFPALLTYSRQKVEVTVDFLSEMGLSAESIGKILTRYPNIVSYNVDDKLRPTAEYFRSLGVDIAILLHRCPQTFGLSIEANLKPVTEFFLERGYSIEDIGTMISRYGALYTFSLAENVIPKWEFFLTMDYPKQELVKFPQYFGYSLEARIKPRYALVKEAGVKLLLNQVLSLSYHNFDKVLKTKMKKMHSYRASSDTNSCQDLQPGIE, from the exons ATGCAGTTGCAGCGAGAACTATCAACAAGTCGGACATTTTCATTGACCACCTTGTCTCAAGGCTTCATTCAGTTCATAAATCTCG GGCGAGAGCTAACAACTCTTGAGATCAGGGATGCTCTTATTCCATACCTTGAATCTCTCCATGAAGAGCATGGAAGCATCTTGGTAGATTTGTTGGAAAACTTTCCAAACCCACCTTGTCAAGAAAAACCAATCGGACATGTTTCTCCATCCCATTTGACCCCCGAGTCCAAGAAGCAAAGGGCCGTGTCTAGAGTGAGTGAGACAGGCCCTGCTGGGCACCTTCCTCCTCACATTCTATATCTCATAGATCTTGGCATGGATCTTGAGCAGATCAAAGGAATTACACGCAAATTTCCTGCTTTTGCCTACTACAGCTTGGAAAGGAAAATCAAACCGGTGGTTGAATTCCTTCTTGATCTTGGAATACCTAAATCAGACCTTCCTACTGTTCTAACAAAAAGGCCTCAATTGTGTGGAATCAGTCTCTCTGAAAATCTTATACCTACTATGACATTCTTAGAAAATTTGGGTGTAGACAAGAAACAATGGGCAAAAGTCATTTATCGATTTCCAGCACTTCTTACATACAGCAGGCAGAAGGTTGAGGTGACTGTAGATTTTCTCTCTGAGATGGGTCTCTCAGCGGAGAGCATTGGTAAGATTCTAACACGATATCCAAATATTGTAAGTTACAATGTGGATGACAAGCTGCGGCCCACTGCTGAGTACTTTCGTTCCTTGGGAGTTGATATCGCTATACTTCTTCATCGATGCCCGCAGACATTTGGTCTTAGTATCGAGGCCAATTTGAAACCTGTGACAGAATTCTTCTTGGAAAGGGGATACAGTATAGAGGATATTGGAACTATGATATCACGATATGGAGCTCTATATACTTTCAGCCTGGCAGAGAATGTGATACCTAAGTGGGAGTTCTTTTTGACCATGGATTATCCAAAACAAGAGCTTGTTAAATTCCCACAGTATTTTGGCTACAGTTTGGAAGCAAGGATAAAACCAAGGTATGCACTAGTGAAGGAAGCTGGAGTGAAACTTCTGCTGAATCAAGTGTTATCCCTGTCATATCACAACTTCGATAaggttttgaaaacaaaaatgaagaaaatgcaTTCGTACAGGGCCTCAAGTGACACAAATAGCTGTCAGGATCTTCAACCAGGAATTGAATGA
- the LOC118052493 gene encoding transcription termination factor MTERF5, chloroplastic isoform X2, with amino-acid sequence MRASSTSFHFLESTSLSRGPVDISRSQLSIPRKLFFCRAKFDGSFSSRVRVVPATLVAAEKEEAKAVLNLFLKKQGLSNAVAARTINKSDIFIDHLVSRLHSVHKSRYLVGRELTTLEIRDALIPYLESLHEEHGSILVDLLENFPNPPCQEKPIGHVSPSHLTPESKKQRAVSRVSETGPAGHLPPHILYLIDLGMDLEQIKGITRKFPAFAYYSLERKIKPVVEFLLDLGIPKSDLPTVLTKRPQLCGISLSENLIPTMTFLENLGVDKKQWAKVIYRFPALLTYSRQKVEVTVDFLSEMGLSAESIGKILTRYPNIVSYNVDDKLRPTAEYFRSLGVDIAILLHRCPQTFGLSIEANLKPVTEFFLERGYSIEDIGTMISRYGALYTFSLAENVIPKWEFFLTMDYPKQELVKFPQYFGYSLEARIKPRYALVKEAGVKLLLNQVLSLSYHNFDKVLKTKMKKMHSYRASSDTNSCQDLQPGIE; translated from the exons ATGAGAGCTTCCAGTACTTCATTTCACTTCTTAGAATCCACTTCTCTCTCTAGAGGACCTGTCGACATTTCCCg GTCTCAACTTTCTATTCCTAGGAAGCTCTTTTTTTGCCGAGCAAAATTTG ATGGATCCTTCAGCTCGAGAGTGAGAGTGGTGCCAGCAACTCTGGTGGcagcagaaaaagaagaagcgaAGGCTGTCCTAAACTTGTTCTTGAAGAAACAAGGTTTGAGCAATGCAGTTGCAGCGAGAACTATCAACAAGTCGGACATTTTCATTGACCACCTTGTCTCAAGGCTTCATTCAGTTCATAAATCTCGGTATCTAGTAG GGCGAGAGCTAACAACTCTTGAGATCAGGGATGCTCTTATTCCATACCTTGAATCTCTCCATGAAGAGCATGGAAGCATCTTGGTAGATTTGTTGGAAAACTTTCCAAACCCACCTTGTCAAGAAAAACCAATCGGACATGTTTCTCCATCCCATTTGACCCCCGAGTCCAAGAAGCAAAGGGCCGTGTCTAGAGTGAGTGAGACAGGCCCTGCTGGGCACCTTCCTCCTCACATTCTATATCTCATAGATCTTGGCATGGATCTTGAGCAGATCAAAGGAATTACACGCAAATTTCCTGCTTTTGCCTACTACAGCTTGGAAAGGAAAATCAAACCGGTGGTTGAATTCCTTCTTGATCTTGGAATACCTAAATCAGACCTTCCTACTGTTCTAACAAAAAGGCCTCAATTGTGTGGAATCAGTCTCTCTGAAAATCTTATACCTACTATGACATTCTTAGAAAATTTGGGTGTAGACAAGAAACAATGGGCAAAAGTCATTTATCGATTTCCAGCACTTCTTACATACAGCAGGCAGAAGGTTGAGGTGACTGTAGATTTTCTCTCTGAGATGGGTCTCTCAGCGGAGAGCATTGGTAAGATTCTAACACGATATCCAAATATTGTAAGTTACAATGTGGATGACAAGCTGCGGCCCACTGCTGAGTACTTTCGTTCCTTGGGAGTTGATATCGCTATACTTCTTCATCGATGCCCGCAGACATTTGGTCTTAGTATCGAGGCCAATTTGAAACCTGTGACAGAATTCTTCTTGGAAAGGGGATACAGTATAGAGGATATTGGAACTATGATATCACGATATGGAGCTCTATATACTTTCAGCCTGGCAGAGAATGTGATACCTAAGTGGGAGTTCTTTTTGACCATGGATTATCCAAAACAAGAGCTTGTTAAATTCCCACAGTATTTTGGCTACAGTTTGGAAGCAAGGATAAAACCAAGGTATGCACTAGTGAAGGAAGCTGGAGTGAAACTTCTGCTGAATCAAGTGTTATCCCTGTCATATCACAACTTCGATAaggttttgaaaacaaaaatgaagaaaatgcaTTCGTACAGGGCCTCAAGTGACACAAATAGCTGTCAGGATCTTCAACCAGGAATTGAATGA